The nucleotide window GGCGGAGGGGTTTTTCTGGGATCAGCGATAGCGGGTGTGGTAACGGTTACGCTTACATTTTTTGTTTTCGACCGACTTCTGTTCAAGCGCAGAGAGGGGAAAACGCAGATGCAGACACCGGCCCGGAAAACAAATAATTGAGGTTAACGACTATCCATGTTACTGATAGTTGCTACAACTCTGCTTATAAGCCTGCTGGCCTGGGCCGGACTTATTACTCTGTTGATCAAAGAGGCTTTTCTCCACAAAATACTGCTTGTTCTGGTGTCTTTTGCTGCTGGATCTCTTTTAGGTGGCGCGTTTTTTCATCTGTTGATGGAATCCATAGAAAAGAATGGTTTGAACCTTAAAGTTTTTGTCTGGGTTCTTTCTGGTTTTGTGGTTTTCCTTATTATAGAGCAGTTTTTTCACTGGCATCACAGCCATGAACTTCCTCCTCACCATTTTTTTTCACGCAAGCCGGTCACCTACATGGTATTAATTGCTGATGGACTGCATAATTTCATCGATGGTATGGCAATTGGAAGTTCATTTTTTATAAGCAGAGAAGCAGGATTGATTACTGCTCTGGTGGTGGCGGCGCATGAGATCCCCCAGGAACTGGGGGATTTCGGGATTCTGGTACATGGCGGATGGAATAAGAAAAAGGCTCTTGTACTGAATTTTGCCTTTGCACTGACAATTGTACCCGGAGGCATAGCAGCTTATCTCTTTTCCAGAACTTTTGATATCTCCTTTCTGCTTCCCTTTACAGCCGGAAGTTTCATTTACATTGCATCGGCTGATCTTATTCCTGAAATAAAACATGAGTCAAATCCACTGCGCAGTACAGTGCTTCTTTTTGCGTTTCTTTTTGGAACTGGTTTGGTACTGGCAATGAAGATAATCGCAGGGTAAGAGACTTTTAACACAGAAATCTCCCTGAAATAAAGGGAATCTGAAAACATCGATATTCAGGTTTTCTTCTCCTTTAAAAGTGCCAACATTTCCTCCAGGTGTTGTCATTGTTGTTCTTCCCTGAACCCTGCTACCAGGGTTGTAATTCTGGAAAGATTGGATGTGATCGTTGTAGCTGCAACCCTGAAATTCTAATAAACAGGAAAGCTGGAAAAAACATTGCCCTGGGGAAGGCTTTTTCTGTGCAGAGGGCTGTTAATATTATTATTATATACCAAACAGCACTTTTTCCCTCAAGGAATCCTGAACCAAGGTAGATGTTTAACTGGCTGGGGGGGGGGTAGTATGAAACAGGGAGAACCGGTACCCACTGATATTTTTCCGCTTTTTAATAAAGATGGAAAATGTTGCAGATCCCCATTGAAAAAATGCTTCACCTTGGTGTTGGTGTAGTCTGATGTTTAAAGAAGTGTGCTGTGATGTGGACTATCGGGATGCCGATTGCGGTTTTTTTCTGCTGTATTTCTCTCTTTTATTCAGTAGGGATTCTGATGATTCGGTATGTATCATAAAGGTAGAGAGTATATCAGGGGTGAGGGATGGTTATAAACTCTTCAGGGGAAATTAAAAATATGAAAGTGAATCGATTGAACCGGCTCACTTGCAGGATGTCGGTTTTCTGGGCTTTTATAGCAACCATTTGTATTTCGGGTATGGCTCAGGAAGCTTGTGAATTGTATCTTCAAACCTGCCCTGAGAATCTTGATAAAGATACGATTTATGTTCCTCCTGAGGTTATCGCGCTGTCATCGAAAATTTACACATGCGATCCTGCCCGGATAATCGAGGGTGTTGTTGACGGCAGTGCTCCTCCCTCAATTGTTTTTATCATCGATCATTCTTACAGCATGATGGGATGGGGGAATACGTTCCCGGGAAACGATACTTACGGCAGCAGATTTAAAGTCACCCACGATCTTATCGATACAATTTACAAAGTTCATCCTGATGCGGAAATCGGTCTGGTTGTTTTCAGAGAGGTGCTTTATTTCGATCATCGTGATAACAACCTTCTTGTACCGCTGGAGGGTCAGGGTGATCAATCGTTTATGCCTCTGCTGCAGCTAAATCAGAGGGTAAAGGGCAATACGACTGGTTTGCAGGCATTAAAATCGATTCTTGCAACAGATACGGTTGTCAAGTATGTAGAAACAGATAACCGCGGTAATGTGGAAGCCGTTGATCTGGTTTACAAACCTCAGTTTTATACAGAAGGCAACACCAATATCAATAATGCGTTTGCTGCTGCGCTTCAGGCTATGAAGTCAGCCCGCAATCCAAAAGAGCGGCAGTTTATCATTTTCCTTTCTGATGGTATACCTCATCCTCCCAATAACAATTCAATGCATGGAGGCAAGGATCCGGAGTATTTCTCTCAGGGTTTGAATACTCCTACAACCTTTACGGTTTATCTGAATGACACAGCAAGAGTTCCTCCCCCGGTTTTACAGACTTTAACAGATAATGTCCGGAATAACGGTTATTCTGCTTCAAACCCTATGAGCGATATCTGGGTACTTAAAACAGATTATAATGCCCTCATGTCGCTTTTCATGAAAAATGTGATAAAACCGATTTTAACTGTCATTTCAGGTACACCTCTTTCCATGGCTGTAAACTCCATCATCT belongs to Fibrobacter sp. and includes:
- a CDS encoding ZIP family metal transporter encodes the protein MSLLAWAGLITLLIKEAFLHKILLVLVSFAAGSLLGGAFFHLLMESIEKNGLNLKVFVWVLSGFVVFLIIEQFFHWHHSHELPPHHFFSRKPVTYMVLIADGLHNFIDGMAIGSSFFISREAGLITALVVAAHEIPQELGDFGILVHGGWNKKKALVLNFAFALTIVPGGIAAYLFSRTFDISFLLPFTAGSFIYIASADLIPEIKHESNPLRSTVLLFAFLFGTGLVLAMKIIAG